One segment of Phyllobacterium zundukense DNA contains the following:
- a CDS encoding ABC transporter substrate-binding protein, with the protein MKSLKLAFLLGSALIALSPAAFAQSKGGVINVATIGEPPTLDAMASTADLVGIVSQHIFETLYTFDKSWNVTPLLAASLPEVSPDGKTYTIKLRTGVKFHDGTDMDSTDVVASLKRWTQIASRGKQTAPMITSIEAVDPATVKITLNAPYAPLVSLLAFNNAAAIILPSEKQQNPMTDPIGTGPYMLKERKADQYIQLTRFADYKSPEGDENGYGGARHQYLDEIRFVPVPDPNTRVEGALSGQFDYVDSLPVEAFDRLKGQKTTEAVLLKPFGWPVFVMNTSQGITKSQDLRLAIRDALSMEDMLAAAFGSTDFYSLNPSMYPDGYSWKTDAGTEGAYNVADPEKAAEELKKAGYNGEPLRILTSRQYEFHYKMAQVAAEYLKAAGFTVDMQVVDWATLTQRRADPKLWDIYISHSPFLPEPALIGAMSTSAPGNWDTPARKVAVDAFNSEVDPQKRVALWAEVQKVIYAEVPIIKIGDFNALSAKSPKLEGFTPAPWPYFWNVSLKQ; encoded by the coding sequence ATGAAATCTCTGAAGCTCGCATTCCTTCTTGGTTCAGCGCTGATTGCTCTTAGCCCCGCTGCATTCGCCCAGTCAAAAGGCGGCGTCATCAATGTTGCCACCATCGGCGAGCCGCCTACGCTCGATGCAATGGCTTCGACGGCCGATCTCGTCGGCATCGTCTCACAGCACATTTTCGAGACGCTCTATACGTTTGACAAGAGCTGGAATGTCACGCCGCTTCTCGCTGCCAGCCTTCCGGAAGTTTCGCCCGATGGCAAAACCTACACCATAAAGCTGCGCACCGGCGTCAAGTTCCATGACGGCACGGATATGGATTCGACAGACGTCGTCGCTTCGCTGAAGCGCTGGACCCAGATCGCCTCGCGCGGCAAGCAGACAGCTCCAATGATCACCTCGATCGAGGCCGTCGATCCTGCTACAGTAAAGATCACCCTCAACGCGCCTTACGCTCCCCTCGTGTCGCTGCTGGCATTCAACAATGCCGCTGCGATCATCCTCCCAAGCGAAAAGCAGCAGAACCCGATGACCGACCCGATCGGTACTGGGCCCTACATGCTGAAGGAGCGCAAGGCCGACCAGTATATCCAGCTCACCCGTTTCGCCGATTATAAGTCACCAGAAGGTGATGAGAACGGCTATGGCGGTGCGCGGCATCAGTATCTGGACGAAATCCGTTTCGTCCCGGTGCCCGACCCAAATACCCGTGTCGAAGGAGCCCTTTCCGGTCAGTTCGATTATGTCGACAGCTTGCCCGTCGAGGCCTTTGACCGGCTGAAGGGTCAGAAGACGACCGAAGCCGTGCTTCTCAAGCCATTCGGCTGGCCGGTCTTCGTCATGAACACCAGTCAGGGTATCACCAAGAGCCAGGATCTGCGCCTCGCCATCCGCGATGCGCTCAGCATGGAAGACATGTTGGCAGCCGCCTTCGGCAGCACCGACTTCTATTCGCTCAATCCTTCCATGTATCCTGATGGCTACAGCTGGAAGACCGATGCAGGTACGGAAGGCGCTTACAATGTCGCCGACCCTGAAAAGGCTGCCGAGGAGTTGAAGAAAGCGGGCTACAATGGCGAGCCACTGCGCATCCTGACCAGTCGCCAGTACGAGTTCCATTATAAGATGGCGCAGGTCGCAGCCGAATATCTGAAGGCGGCGGGCTTTACCGTCGACATGCAGGTCGTCGATTGGGCAACGCTGACGCAACGTCGCGCCGACCCTAAGCTGTGGGATATTTATATCAGCCACAGCCCGTTCCTGCCGGAACCCGCCTTGATCGGCGCCATGTCGACCAGCGCCCCCGGCAATTGGGACACACCCGCCCGCAAGGTTGCTGTCGATGCCTTCAACTCGGAAGTTGACCCGCAGAAGCGCGTGGCACTTTGGGCTGAAGTTCAGAAGGTGATCTATGCCGAAGTACCTATCATCAAGATCGGCGATTTCAACGCACTTTCGGCCAAGTCGCCGAAACTGGAAGGGTTCACACCCGCACCGTGGCCTTACTTCTGGAACGTATCGCTCAAGCAGTGA
- a CDS encoding ABC transporter permease, protein MLRYIFQRFIGMIIVMFLVVTIVFIIVRVTPGDPAAVMLGPEATAADITALRQQLGLDQSIPVQYVYFIGNLLQGDLGQSIFLDQPVLQALAQRAEPTFFLTIFSLLIASVIAIPIGIYAAYRRGSFFDQAATALAMIAASIPSFWLGLILMQIFAVRFGLFPVSGYGGPGTSLTERLGYLVLPAFALGIVSSALIMRFTRASMLDVLGDDYIRTARAKGVDERSVVLKHAFKNALIPILTVVGLTAAVLISGAVVTETVFGLPGVGSLVVSAVLRRDYPVIQGALLIIAALYVLINFAIDMLYLIVDPRVRY, encoded by the coding sequence ATGCTCCGTTACATATTTCAACGCTTTATCGGCATGATCATCGTGATGTTCCTGGTGGTGACGATTGTCTTCATCATCGTGCGCGTCACGCCCGGTGATCCCGCTGCTGTCATGCTTGGACCAGAAGCGACCGCTGCGGACATCACAGCATTGCGCCAGCAGCTGGGACTCGATCAATCGATTCCGGTGCAATATGTGTATTTCATCGGCAACCTTCTGCAAGGTGATCTCGGCCAGTCGATCTTCCTCGACCAGCCTGTGCTGCAGGCACTTGCCCAACGCGCCGAGCCGACCTTCTTTCTCACCATCTTTTCGTTGCTGATCGCCAGCGTCATCGCCATTCCGATCGGCATCTACGCTGCCTATCGCCGGGGATCGTTTTTCGATCAGGCTGCGACTGCGTTGGCAATGATCGCAGCGAGCATCCCGAGCTTCTGGCTCGGTCTCATTCTGATGCAGATCTTCGCCGTGCGGTTCGGACTTTTCCCTGTATCCGGCTATGGCGGTCCCGGCACATCGCTGACGGAGCGGCTTGGCTACCTGGTGCTCCCCGCGTTTGCGCTAGGCATCGTCTCTTCCGCCCTCATCATGCGTTTCACTCGAGCATCGATGCTCGATGTGCTTGGTGACGACTATATCCGCACGGCCCGCGCCAAGGGCGTCGATGAGCGGAGCGTGGTCTTGAAACACGCTTTCAAGAATGCCCTGATCCCCATCCTCACGGTGGTCGGCCTTACTGCGGCAGTGTTGATCTCCGGCGCAGTCGTGACCGAAACAGTCTTCGGACTGCCCGGCGTCGGCAGCCTCGTGGTGTCCGCGGTGCTGCGCCGCGATTATCCGGTTATCCAGGGCGCGCTGCTTATCATTGCGGCGCTCTACGTCCTCATCAATTTCGCCATC